In Campylobacter concisus, one DNA window encodes the following:
- a CDS encoding DHH family phosphoesterase gives MKIYHLSHTDLDGYGAQYITNFYFKDVKFLNSNYGREIDDKFAQILSEIDVSNDDKNIILITDLNLSLAQCESFEEMIDGKNIKLFLLDHHQSGAECASAYSWYFLDSSRCATKITYDFFAGIFGKNKELGIFSDVVNAVDIWLKDDKNFEMGKVCLGLVANAKEINKVMFESENNLYMDHLLKEASKFFNEKNDYIGLDMQVHAIKKSFFKEDKDDTLSNLISNYVVKKLSENKEKFSITYKDHKGILTYNIGNVSVIGNDFLVANPEFDFFIDVTNKKTLSFRANGKLDVSAMAKHLVGGGGHVNASGGLFANFKDGFSFDPIKAQIVDLITKKTQEEI, from the coding sequence ATGAAAATCTATCACCTCTCACACACCGATCTTGACGGATACGGCGCGCAATACATAACAAATTTTTACTTCAAAGATGTGAAATTTCTAAACTCAAACTACGGCAGAGAGATAGATGATAAATTTGCTCAAATTCTATCTGAGATAGATGTCTCGAATGACGATAAAAACATCATCTTGATCACTGATCTAAATTTAAGCCTAGCTCAGTGTGAGAGCTTTGAGGAGATGATAGATGGTAAAAATATTAAGTTATTTTTGCTAGATCATCACCAAAGTGGTGCCGAGTGCGCGAGCGCTTACTCATGGTATTTTTTGGATAGTTCAAGGTGCGCTACAAAGATTACTTACGACTTTTTTGCAGGCATTTTTGGTAAAAACAAAGAGCTTGGAATTTTTAGTGACGTCGTAAATGCCGTGGATATCTGGCTAAAAGATGATAAAAATTTCGAGATGGGCAAGGTCTGCTTGGGACTTGTGGCAAATGCTAAAGAGATAAATAAGGTGATGTTTGAATCTGAAAACAACCTTTATATGGATCATCTATTAAAAGAAGCTAGCAAATTTTTTAACGAAAAAAACGACTATATCGGGCTTGATATGCAGGTACATGCTATTAAAAAGTCATTTTTCAAAGAGGATAAAGACGATACGCTAAGCAATCTAATCTCAAACTACGTCGTAAAAAAACTTAGTGAAAATAAAGAGAAATTTAGCATCACTTATAAAGATCATAAAGGAATTTTAACCTACAATATCGGCAACGTTTCAGTTATTGGCAACGACTTTTTGGTGGCAAATCCTGAATTTGACTTCTTTATCGACGTGACAAATAAAAAAACGCTAAGTTTTCGCGCAAATGGCAAGCTTGACGTTAGTGCCATGGCAAAACACCTAGTTGGCGGCGGCGGACACGTGAACGCAAGTGGCGGATTATTTGCAAATTTTAAAGATGGCTTTAGCTTTGATCCGATCAAAGCACAGATAGTAGATCTAATAACTAAAAAAACACAGGAGGAAATATGA
- a CDS encoding M28 family peptidase has product MSKSEILKKFETLTTIPHCSYETDKMRDFLASYAKDKGCEVVVDSFGNIHAFKGKPKICLQSHYDMVCMGDAPKIEIVYGDDGYMRAKNSSLGADNGIGVAIMMQMISEFDDIECLFTNNEEVGMIGATDFSGDLKADKLLNLDSEEDDRVTIGCAGGVNLFATISLNSKKTKESTLYEVKVSGLPGGHSGNEIHKNIPNAIKILAAFVTKNGCKLVKFEGGERSNSIPSGATALVLSDKELKSECENLSVKKLGTGDEILENGEKILALINSFSQGVRAYNCELGIPQDSVNLSLAKIKDDGTLEVEFFARSMSKDGLNRMEFEISELAKAVGFNVISKDRNPAWKPINDKFANDILEELKIYKPNARITAVHAGLECGVLLEKKAGLSACSIGPNIYSPHSTREHCEVASALFIEKVVRGIVKKYNS; this is encoded by the coding sequence ATGTCAAAGAGTGAAATTTTAAAGAAATTTGAGACACTTACTACGATACCGCACTGCAGTTATGAGACCGATAAGATGCGTGATTTTCTAGCTAGCTATGCAAAAGATAAGGGCTGTGAAGTTGTGGTCGATAGCTTTGGCAACATTCATGCGTTTAAAGGCAAGCCAAAAATTTGCTTGCAAAGTCACTACGATATGGTCTGCATGGGCGATGCTCCAAAGATCGAGATAGTTTACGGCGATGATGGCTACATGAGAGCTAAAAACTCATCTTTAGGTGCCGATAACGGCATCGGCGTGGCTATCATGATGCAGATGATAAGCGAATTTGACGACATAGAGTGCCTCTTTACAAACAACGAAGAAGTCGGCATGATCGGAGCCACTGACTTTAGTGGCGATCTCAAAGCCGATAAGCTTTTAAATTTAGATAGTGAAGAGGACGATAGAGTCACTATCGGCTGCGCTGGTGGTGTAAATTTATTTGCCACTATCTCGCTTAATAGCAAAAAAACAAAAGAGAGCACGCTTTATGAAGTAAAAGTAAGTGGGCTTCCTGGCGGACACTCTGGCAACGAGATACATAAAAATATCCCAAATGCGATCAAGATTTTGGCGGCATTTGTGACTAAAAATGGCTGTAAGCTTGTCAAATTTGAAGGTGGCGAGCGAAGCAACTCTATCCCAAGCGGCGCAACTGCACTGGTTCTAAGCGATAAAGAGCTAAAGAGCGAGTGTGAGAATTTAAGCGTGAAAAAGCTTGGTACTGGCGATGAAATTTTAGAAAATGGCGAGAAAATTTTAGCTTTAATTAACTCATTTTCACAAGGCGTAAGAGCCTATAACTGCGAGCTAGGCATACCACAAGATAGTGTCAATCTCTCACTTGCAAAGATCAAAGATGATGGCACACTTGAAGTGGAGTTTTTCGCTAGATCTATGAGCAAAGACGGGCTAAACAGGATGGAATTTGAAATTTCAGAGCTTGCAAAAGCGGTTGGTTTTAACGTCATTTCAAAAGATAGAAACCCAGCTTGGAAGCCTATAAATGATAAATTTGCAAACGATATCTTAGAAGAGCTTAAAATTTATAAGCCAAATGCAAGGATAACAGCTGTGCATGCTGGACTTGAGTGTGGAGTGCTTTTGGAGAAAAAAGCAGGTCTTAGTGCATGTTCTATTGGACCAAACATCTACTCACCTCACTCTACAAGAGAGCACTGCGAAGTAGCCTCTGCGCTTTTTATAGAAAAAGTAGTTCGCGGTATCGTTAAAAAATATAACTCATAA
- a CDS encoding dihydroorotase — MKIAIINGTIVNSDEKFKANILIENGKIAKIGSEKFEADKVIDATNKLVMPGLIDMHVHFRDPGQEYKDDIISGSQAAVAGGVTTCLCMANTNPVNDNASITRAMIEKARNCGLIDLLPIAAISKGLGGNEIVEMGDLIEAGAVAFSDDGLPVTSSSVMRAALEYSSMFNSFCISHSEDCSLCRQGVMHEGKVSAILGLRGMAREKEEIAVSRDMLLAKLTKAHIHIAHVSSEYSLKIIEMGKKEGINITCEATPHHFSFSDDEILKNAYDTNFKMSPPLREISDVKAVREALKSGLIDVIATDHAPHHTDEKIVEFDKAPFGIIGLQTLVPLTLKLVNEGVISLERMVELTSTNSAKMLNLKNKGRLAEGMLADIAVIDPEIEYIYDEKINRSKSVNSPLFGKKLKGAATTTIKSGKIVYEFGK, encoded by the coding sequence ATGAAAATAGCAATAATTAACGGCACTATCGTAAATAGCGACGAGAAATTTAAGGCAAATATCCTAATAGAAAACGGCAAAATAGCCAAAATCGGAAGTGAGAAATTTGAGGCCGATAAGGTCATCGACGCTACAAATAAGCTTGTAATGCCAGGACTTATCGACATGCACGTACACTTTCGCGATCCTGGTCAAGAGTATAAAGACGACATCATCTCAGGCTCGCAGGCAGCGGTGGCTGGAGGAGTGACAACCTGCCTTTGCATGGCTAACACAAACCCAGTAAATGACAACGCCTCGATCACAAGAGCGATGATAGAAAAGGCAAGAAACTGCGGGCTGATCGATCTTTTGCCAATTGCAGCCATTAGCAAAGGGCTTGGTGGCAATGAGATCGTCGAAATGGGCGATCTTATAGAGGCTGGCGCAGTCGCATTTAGTGACGATGGCTTACCAGTGACTAGCTCAAGCGTGATGAGAGCAGCACTTGAGTATTCAAGCATGTTTAATAGCTTTTGCATAAGCCACTCAGAGGACTGCTCGCTTTGCAGGCAGGGCGTCATGCATGAGGGCAAGGTCTCAGCCATACTTGGACTTCGCGGTATGGCGAGAGAGAAAGAGGAGATCGCAGTGAGCCGTGATATGCTGCTTGCAAAGCTCACCAAAGCGCACATCCACATCGCTCACGTAAGCTCAGAGTACTCGCTAAAGATCATCGAAATGGGCAAAAAAGAGGGCATAAATATCACGTGTGAAGCCACACCTCACCACTTTAGCTTTAGCGACGATGAAATTTTGAAAAATGCCTACGATACAAATTTTAAAATGTCACCGCCGCTTCGTGAGATAAGCGACGTAAAAGCTGTAAGAGAGGCGCTAAAAAGCGGTCTTATAGACGTTATCGCCACCGATCATGCCCCACACCACACGGACGAAAAGATAGTGGAATTTGACAAGGCGCCATTTGGTATCATCGGACTTCAAACCCTTGTGCCACTTACTCTAAAACTCGTAAATGAGGGTGTTATAAGCTTAGAGCGCATGGTGGAGCTAACATCGACAAATTCGGCTAAAATGCTAAATTTAAAAAATAAAGGCAGGCTTGCTGAAGGCATGCTAGCTGACATCGCTGTGATAGACCCTGAGATCGAGTATATTTATGATGAGAAGATAAACCGATCAAAATCGGTAAATTCTCCACTCTTTGGCAAAAAGCTAAAAGGCGCAGCGACTACTACTATAAAAAGTGGCAAGATCGTTTATGAGTTTGGAAAATAA
- the rpsO gene encoding 30S ribosomal protein S15, producing the protein MALDSAKKAQIVAKFARKEGDTGSPEVQIALLTARITELTEHLKIFKKDFSSRLGLLKLVGQRKRLLKYLKNKDYTTYSKLISELGLRDK; encoded by the coding sequence ATGGCTTTGGATTCGGCTAAAAAAGCTCAAATAGTTGCGAAATTCGCTAGAAAAGAGGGAGATACAGGCTCTCCAGAGGTTCAAATAGCTCTTTTAACAGCTAGAATAACTGAACTTACAGAACACCTTAAAATTTTCAAAAAAGACTTTTCATCACGCTTAGGTCTTTTGAAACTAGTTGGTCAAAGAAAAAGACTTTTAAAGTATCTTAAAAACAAAGACTACACTACATATTCAAAACTAATCTCTGAGCTTGGCTTAAGAGATAAATAA
- a CDS encoding aspartate carbamoyltransferase catalytic subunit, which yields MGYKHKDLIGTRELSKEEILYFLEAAKEFKELNLSQVKKNDYLRGKTTINAFYENSTRTRTSFEIAAKRLGADTINFSSSSSSVTKGESLNDTMNNMAAMRTDIIVLRHPSSGAAKFAADRTEASVVNAGDGTNEHPSQALLDLFTLREHGKILDKNLNVAIIGDIARSRVARSDIWAMKKFGINLKLFAPRMMMPKDAEVFESQICKNMEEACEGSDVIIMLRIQLERGGADVAFPSSREYSKFFGLNKNRIKLAKPDAIVLHPGPINRGVELNSDVADGTHSVILNQVENGVAIRMAILNTLARNRG from the coding sequence ATGGGCTACAAACATAAAGATTTGATAGGAACTAGAGAGCTTAGCAAGGAAGAAATTTTATATTTTCTAGAGGCGGCAAAAGAGTTTAAGGAGCTAAATTTAAGCCAAGTGAAAAAAAATGACTACCTTCGTGGAAAGACCACGATCAACGCATTTTATGAAAACTCGACAAGAACTAGAACATCCTTTGAGATCGCAGCAAAGAGACTTGGAGCTGATACGATAAATTTCAGCTCATCAAGCTCAAGCGTGACAAAGGGCGAGAGCCTAAATGATACGATGAATAACATGGCTGCTATGAGAACTGACATCATCGTGCTTCGTCATCCAAGCTCTGGAGCGGCAAAATTTGCAGCTGATAGAACAGAGGCTAGCGTCGTAAACGCAGGAGACGGCACAAATGAGCACCCAAGCCAAGCTCTGCTTGATCTTTTCACACTAAGAGAGCATGGCAAAATTTTAGATAAAAATCTAAACGTGGCTATCATCGGCGACATCGCTAGAAGCCGTGTGGCAAGGTCTGACATCTGGGCGATGAAGAAATTTGGCATAAATTTAAAGCTATTTGCGCCAAGGATGATGATGCCAAAAGATGCTGAGGTTTTTGAATCTCAAATTTGCAAAAATATGGAGGAGGCTTGCGAGGGCAGTGATGTCATCATCATGCTTCGCATCCAGCTAGAGCGTGGCGGTGCGGACGTAGCATTTCCAAGCTCGAGGGAGTACTCGAAATTCTTTGGACTAAATAAAAATAGGATAAAGCTAGCCAAACCTGATGCAATCGTACTGCATCCAGGACCGATAAATAGGGGCGTGGAATTAAACTCAGACGTGGCTGATGGTACACACTCAGTCATACTAAATCAAGTTGAAAACGGCGTTGCTATAAGAATGGCGATACTAAATACGCTTGCAAGAAATAGGGGCTAA
- a CDS encoding molybdopterin oxidoreductase family protein — MMKEGKVICPYCGTGCQVTLHVENNVVRAATGVEDNPVNQGNLCLKGFYGWDYVASPDRLTKPLIRKKNGVFSKDGDFEEASWDEALDLVVEKMKETKAKYGPDALAGNFSARCTLEDNYVAQKLMRAVIGTNNVDHCARIUHAPTVAGLAKTIGNGAATNSFTEIGTYSNCILMIGSNPENGHPIAAMHIQRALNRGAKLIVIDPIKTEFASRADIHLQLEPEHNIPVINALLYTIIEEGLVNEEFVRDHTIGIEYVKEAVKDYAPEVVAKYTRLNPEDIRAAARMYATTKPAVITHGMGVTHFNHGVGGVCDVSNLFLITGNICELGTGDLPLRGQENVQGCCDMGVLPNIFPNLGSVTDPEQRAWFEKMWHLEPGFLNSKIGVHKTEVPDAILDGKVHFFWTIGENPVISEPNTNHFLKGIAHVDFYVVQDLFLTETSLKADVILPGVASSEKEGLYTNAERRVQHNEAVITPPGDARQDWWIVCEIARRLGATEGFNFNSPEEIWEEVRKCDPRRYGGMSYYRIKKYHGLHWPCPNEDDMGGQSLYLDKKFFTPDGKGRFVPCLFVDKANKIESAKLEFAKKMNMSPEYPIMAGSVDEKTDDEYPIQLLTTRKVYQYTVGTMTRRSRAIEEGGDSIGPIAEMNPALAARYGLKQGDFIKAWSRYGYIVVKAEVTDIVPDGIIQMTFHYWESSCNELTSSGWDYISKTPTFKAAIQIKKIDEEEFLRVRELKRIKFQTSKIIYDDFHHHGNAAINE, encoded by the coding sequence ATGATGAAAGAAGGCAAAGTCATCTGTCCTTATTGCGGGACAGGCTGTCAAGTAACCTTGCATGTGGAAAACAATGTCGTTCGTGCCGCCACTGGTGTCGAAGACAATCCAGTCAATCAAGGAAATTTATGCTTAAAAGGCTTTTATGGCTGGGATTACGTTGCAAGTCCAGATAGACTCACAAAACCACTAATTAGAAAGAAAAATGGCGTATTTTCAAAGGATGGTGATTTTGAGGAAGCCAGCTGGGACGAGGCGCTTGATCTTGTCGTAGAGAAAATGAAAGAAACCAAAGCAAAATATGGCCCAGACGCATTAGCTGGAAATTTCTCAGCACGTTGTACACTTGAGGACAACTACGTTGCTCAAAAACTAATGCGTGCAGTAATTGGCACAAACAACGTCGATCACTGTGCTAGAATTTGACACGCTCCGACAGTAGCAGGACTTGCTAAAACAATCGGAAACGGAGCTGCCACAAATAGCTTTACAGAGATTGGCACTTATAGTAACTGTATATTAATGATAGGCTCAAACCCAGAAAATGGTCACCCAATCGCAGCTATGCACATCCAAAGAGCGCTAAACCGTGGTGCGAAATTAATCGTCATTGACCCTATCAAGACTGAGTTTGCAAGCAGAGCCGACATTCACTTACAGCTTGAGCCAGAGCACAATATCCCAGTTATCAACGCACTTCTTTATACTATCATCGAAGAAGGCCTTGTAAATGAAGAATTTGTAAGAGATCACACAATAGGCATCGAGTACGTCAAAGAAGCCGTAAAAGACTATGCTCCAGAGGTCGTGGCTAAATACACAAGGCTAAATCCAGAGGATATTAGAGCAGCTGCTAGAATGTACGCTACCACAAAGCCAGCTGTCATCACTCACGGTATGGGCGTAACTCACTTTAACCACGGCGTTGGCGGAGTTTGCGATGTATCAAATTTATTCTTGATTACTGGCAACATCTGCGAGCTTGGCACAGGAGACTTACCACTAAGAGGCCAAGAGAATGTTCAAGGATGCTGCGATATGGGTGTTTTACCAAATATTTTCCCAAATCTTGGCTCAGTAACTGATCCAGAGCAAAGAGCTTGGTTTGAAAAAATGTGGCACCTAGAACCTGGATTTTTGAACTCAAAAATAGGCGTTCACAAAACCGAAGTACCTGATGCGATACTTGATGGCAAAGTGCATTTTTTCTGGACTATCGGCGAAAATCCAGTCATCTCTGAGCCAAATACAAACCACTTCTTAAAAGGTATCGCTCATGTTGATTTCTACGTCGTGCAAGATCTATTCTTAACCGAGACTTCACTAAAAGCTGACGTCATACTTCCAGGCGTTGCAAGTAGCGAGAAAGAAGGACTTTATACAAACGCAGAGCGCCGCGTACAGCACAACGAAGCAGTCATCACACCTCCAGGAGATGCTAGACAAGACTGGTGGATCGTTTGCGAGATCGCACGCCGTTTAGGAGCAACTGAGGGCTTTAACTTCAACTCACCAGAAGAAATTTGGGAAGAAGTTAGAAAATGCGACCCAAGACGATATGGCGGTATGAGTTATTATCGTATCAAAAAATATCACGGACTTCACTGGCCATGTCCAAACGAAGATGATATGGGCGGTCAGAGCCTCTATCTTGATAAGAAATTCTTTACACCTGATGGCAAAGGTCGTTTTGTGCCATGCCTCTTTGTGGATAAAGCCAATAAGATCGAGAGTGCAAAACTTGAGTTTGCTAAGAAGATGAATATGTCGCCTGAGTATCCTATCATGGCTGGCTCAGTCGATGAAAAGACTGATGATGAGTATCCGATACAGCTTCTAACCACTAGAAAGGTCTATCAATACACCGTTGGCACTATGACAAGACGCTCACGAGCGATTGAAGAAGGCGGAGATAGCATCGGACCTATCGCCGAGATGAATCCGGCACTTGCAGCAAGATATGGCTTAAAACAAGGCGACTTCATCAAAGCATGGAGTAGATACGGCTACATCGTCGTAAAAGCTGAAGTAACAGATATCGTGCCTGATGGCATCATCCAGATGACTTTCCACTACTGGGAGAGCTCTTGCAATGAGCTAACAAGCAGCGGTTGGGACTACATCAGTAAGACTCCGACATTTAAAGCAGCTATTCAGATCAAAAAGATCGATGAAGAAGAATTTTTACGAGTTCGCGAGCTAAAACGCATAAAATTCCAAACTTCAAAGATCATCTACGATGACTTCCACCACCACGGAAATGCAGCGATAAATGAGTAA
- the flhA gene encoding flagellar biosynthesis protein FlhA, with protein sequence MAKQKNNILTLVAPFLAPIVKFKSLSIVGIIVAILAIIIVPLPSAVLDFFLALSISISVLIILISIYVPKPTDLSTFPTLILIVTLFRLSLNIATTRMILSEGHNGPEAVSEIISSFGNFVVGGNFVIGTIVFCILVLINFMVVTKGSTRVSEVQARFTLDAMPGKQMAIDADLNAGLIDEKTARERRQAIIGEANFYGAMDGSSKFIKGDAVAGIIITIINIIGGFAIGSFQHGLDMATSAQYYTILTIGDGLVSQIPGLITSTATAIIITRASKDDEDFAEGTLNQLLGDYKTLLIVGFILFMFALVPGLPTLSLGFIAVLFLGLGYIIKQTKDGGLNLSLASKDKTASKKAGAATQGGAGAAASGATTKVPKKSDEEIAREEETKINDILKLEILELDLGYGLLKLADVDLIERIRAMRRNIASSLGFLMPKIRIRDNLQLPPNEYRFKLKGIVIGQGEIYADKFLAMDSGLVSEDIEGIPTKEPAFGLDALWIDASVKEDAILSGYTIVDPASVISTHMSELIKQNAAELLTRQETQNLLDKLKIDYPVVVEDTLRIAPINLIQKVLKALLKDNIPIKDLLSILESISDIAEVSKNLDMIIEHVRAALSRVITSLYVDEKGQLNFYILDSAAQQKLMDAVQYKDGAYHLMINVAQTSSIVQALRHEKEKRPMSQHGEMVLCVEPSLRKFIANICANFAIDIVVLSFAEISANTPFETVGVIEIENL encoded by the coding sequence TTGGCAAAGCAAAAAAATAATATCTTAACTCTTGTTGCGCCGTTTCTTGCGCCAATTGTTAAGTTTAAAAGTCTTAGCATCGTTGGTATCATTGTTGCCATCCTTGCTATCATTATCGTACCGCTTCCGAGCGCGGTACTTGACTTTTTTCTGGCACTTTCTATTTCTATTTCTGTGCTTATAATCTTAATTTCGATTTATGTGCCAAAACCAACCGATCTTAGTACATTTCCGACACTGATCCTTATCGTTACGCTTTTTCGCCTCTCGCTAAATATCGCAACCACGCGTATGATCTTAAGCGAAGGTCACAATGGCCCAGAAGCGGTCAGTGAGATCATCTCAAGCTTTGGAAATTTCGTCGTTGGTGGCAACTTTGTCATCGGCACCATCGTCTTTTGTATCTTGGTTCTCATAAATTTTATGGTCGTAACAAAGGGCTCAACCCGTGTGAGTGAGGTGCAAGCACGTTTTACACTTGATGCGATGCCAGGTAAGCAAATGGCGATAGATGCGGACTTAAACGCAGGTTTGATTGATGAAAAGACAGCGCGCGAAAGACGTCAAGCCATCATCGGTGAGGCAAATTTCTACGGCGCGATGGATGGTTCGTCTAAATTTATAAAAGGTGACGCCGTCGCTGGCATCATCATAACTATCATCAACATTATCGGCGGCTTTGCTATCGGCTCGTTTCAGCACGGCCTTGATATGGCGACATCGGCTCAGTACTATACGATCCTAACTATCGGTGATGGCCTTGTGAGCCAGATCCCAGGACTTATCACTTCAACAGCAACTGCCATCATCATCACAAGGGCTAGCAAGGATGATGAGGACTTTGCAGAAGGTACGTTAAATCAGCTATTAGGGGATTATAAAACCTTACTGATAGTGGGCTTCATACTATTTATGTTTGCCCTTGTTCCTGGCCTACCAACTCTATCTCTTGGCTTTATTGCAGTGCTATTTTTGGGACTTGGCTACATCATCAAACAGACCAAAGATGGCGGTCTAAATTTAAGCCTTGCGTCAAAAGACAAAACAGCTTCTAAAAAAGCTGGAGCCGCTACGCAAGGTGGAGCAGGGGCAGCTGCTAGTGGTGCCACTACTAAGGTGCCAAAGAAGAGCGACGAAGAGATCGCAAGAGAAGAAGAGACTAAGATAAACGACATCTTAAAGCTTGAAATTTTAGAGCTCGACCTAGGATATGGTCTGCTAAAGCTAGCTGATGTGGATCTCATTGAGAGGATTCGTGCTATGAGGCGAAATATTGCTTCAAGTCTTGGCTTTTTGATGCCAAAGATAAGGATCCGCGACAACCTTCAATTACCGCCAAACGAATACCGCTTTAAGCTAAAAGGCATCGTGATCGGTCAGGGTGAAATTTATGCTGATAAATTTCTAGCGATGGATAGTGGCTTAGTGAGCGAGGATATTGAAGGAATTCCGACAAAAGAGCCAGCTTTTGGGCTAGACGCACTCTGGATCGATGCAAGCGTCAAAGAGGACGCCATACTTAGCGGCTACACGATAGTTGATCCTGCAAGCGTCATCTCAACGCACATGAGTGAGCTTATCAAGCAAAACGCAGCCGAGCTTCTAACTCGCCAAGAGACGCAAAATTTATTAGACAAACTAAAGATCGACTATCCAGTTGTGGTCGAGGATACGCTAAGGATTGCGCCTATAAATTTGATCCAAAAGGTTTTAAAAGCGCTGCTTAAAGACAATATCCCGATCAAAGATCTGCTTAGTATACTTGAATCAATTAGCGACATAGCCGAGGTTAGTAAAAACCTAGATATGATCATCGAGCACGTACGTGCAGCACTCTCACGTGTCATCACCTCGCTTTACGTCGATGAGAAAGGTCAGCTAAATTTTTACATTTTAGATAGTGCTGCGCAGCAAAAGCTTATGGATGCGGTGCAGTATAAAGACGGCGCGTATCACCTGATGATAAATGTGGCTCAAACTTCATCGATCGTTCAGGCTCTAAGGCATGAAAAAGAGAAACGGCCGATGAGTCAGCACGGCGAAATGGTGCTTTGTGTGGAGCCAAGTCTAAGAAAATTTATAGCAAATATCTGCGCAAATTTTGCCATCGACATCGTGGTGCTAAGTTTTGCTGAGATCTCGGCAAATACGCCATTTGAAACGGTTGGCGTCATAGAAATAGAAAATTTATAA
- a CDS encoding RrF2 family transcriptional regulator, producing the protein MLFTKASEYALLSLILISQKSSPVDVDTISNELKISKSFLAKILQNLAKDGILKSFKGANGGFALNNEPENLSIKKIIECAEKRELNVFECSSSADGCPSNKASSCQIWSMFSGLQSKIDEMLDAIKLSDIVKK; encoded by the coding sequence ATGCTTTTTACAAAGGCAAGCGAATACGCTCTACTTTCACTTATTTTAATATCTCAAAAATCATCTCCAGTTGATGTTGATACGATCTCAAATGAACTTAAAATTTCAAAAAGCTTTTTAGCTAAAATTTTACAAAATCTTGCAAAAGATGGAATTTTAAAGTCGTTTAAAGGGGCAAATGGCGGTTTCGCGCTAAATAACGAACCTGAAAATTTAAGCATAAAAAAGATAATAGAGTGCGCTGAAAAACGTGAACTTAACGTCTTTGAGTGCTCATCTTCTGCGGATGGCTGCCCGTCAAATAAAGCCTCAAGCTGTCAAATTTGGTCGATGTTTAGCGGCCTTCAAAGCAAGATCGACGAGATGCTTGATGCGATAAAACTAAGTGATATCGTTAAGAAGTAA
- a CDS encoding tetratricopeptide repeat protein, with protein sequence MKKILVLVAAVFALNAMANDNLDKANELYAKKNFNEAYLYFNKACGEGEKKACTMNAIMLFNGDGVAKDRVQAEKIFTKMCDENEGMACEKLGEMIAYGLVKDKDANEAKNEEKAKALFKKACDNGYQPACDFVAK encoded by the coding sequence ATGAAGAAAATTTTAGTTTTAGTGGCAGCAGTTTTTGCGTTAAATGCTATGGCAAATGACAATTTAGACAAAGCAAACGAGCTTTATGCAAAGAAAAATTTTAATGAAGCTTATCTTTATTTTAATAAGGCTTGCGGAGAGGGAGAGAAAAAAGCTTGCACGATGAATGCGATCATGCTATTTAACGGCGATGGCGTGGCAAAAGATAGAGTTCAGGCTGAAAAAATTTTTACAAAAATGTGTGATGAAAATGAGGGCATGGCGTGCGAAAAACTAGGCGAAATGATCGCTTATGGCCTTGTAAAAGATAAAGACGCAAACGAAGCAAAGAACGAAGAAAAAGCAAAGGCTTTATTTAAGAAAGCTTGTGATAACGGCTACCAACCAGCTTGTGACTTCGTAGCAAAATAA